Proteins encoded together in one Telopea speciosissima isolate NSW1024214 ecotype Mountain lineage chromosome 6, Tspe_v1, whole genome shotgun sequence window:
- the LOC122663651 gene encoding probable phosphopantothenoylcysteine decarboxylase gives MAHVEPIVSSEREPIQYSAVPGKPRILLAASGSVAAIKFGSLCHSFSAWAEVRAVATKASLHFIDKASLPKDVVLYSDEDEWSSWKKIGDNVLHIELRRWADVMVIAPLSANTLGKIAGGLCDNLLTCIVRAWDFGKPLFVAPAMNTFMWNNPFTQQHLDLISKLGISLIPPITKRLACGDYGNGAMAEPSVIYSTLMLSLESLAQATGGNGLDLAAL, from the exons ATGGCCCATGTGGAACCAATTGTTAGTTCAGAAAGGGAACCGATACAGTATAGTGCAGTTCCTGGGAAGCCCCGAATTTTATTAGCTGCAAGTGGAAGTGTAGCTGCAATAAAGTTTGGGAGTCTGTGTCACTCTTTTTCTGCATGGGCAGAAGTTAGAGCAGTTGCCACCAAGGCATCTTTACACTTCATTGATAAAGCATCACTTCCTAAGGATGTTGTTCTTTACAGTGATGAGGATGAATGGTCCAGTTGGAAGAAAATTGGAGACAATGTGCTTCATATTGAGCTCCGCAGGTGGGCTGATGTCATGGTTATTGCACCTTTGTCAGCGAATACACTTGGCAAG ATCGCTGGGGGCTTGTGTGACAACCTCTTGACATGCATAGTTCGAGCCTGGGACTTTGGTAAGCCGCTTTTTGTTGCACCAGCGATGAATACCTTTATGTGGAACAATCCTTTCACACAACAGCATCTTGATTTAATCAGCAAGCTTGGTATTTCACTGATTCCTCCGATCACTAAGCGATTGGCTTGTGGGGATTATGGCAATGGTGCAATGGCAGAACCTTCTGTCATCTACTCTACTTTGATGCTCTCTTTGGAATCACTAGCACAAGCAACTGGTGGTAATGGTCTAGATTTAGCTGCGTTATAG